The Flavobacterium psychrophilum genome includes a region encoding these proteins:
- a CDS encoding transcriptional regulator, with protein MDIKQKFGLRIKQLRKVKGLSQEKLANLADIDRTYLPTIEKGERNVSIIVIEKLAIALGINIKDLFDE; from the coding sequence ATGGATATTAAGCAAAAATTTGGACTTCGAATAAAACAATTAAGAAAGGTTAAAGGACTTTCGCAGGAAAAACTTGCCAACTTAGCTGATATAGACCGAACCTATCTTCCTACGATTGAAAAAGGAGAGAGAAACGTGTCTATAATTGTGATCGAAAAATTGGCAATAGCTCTGGGTATAAATATCAAAGATTTGTTTGATGAATAG